The segment GAACGCCGCAAAGATGTACTTCCCGGTACTCGGTACGCCGGAGGGTTCATCGGAGGCAGCCGACCGCTCCCGCTATGCCGCTCGGACGGTGCTGGGCAACGGTCACCCAAGTACTCCCAACTGGGACCCCGTTACAGAACCCGGTAAGTTCAAGCCTGTGAGCAGCTGGGAAGGATGGACACGCATGCTCGTTCCTGACGAGTGGACAGTCAGAAGATGGCTACCCGACGTAAGCAAGGGAATCGGAAGTGGCCGCGCGCCGGACGAGAGCTCAATTGTGGTGTCGCTGAACGCGGCAGGCTCGCGTCGGACGCGACTCCTTCCCTATGATTGACCGCGCATGGCGTTGTACGTGCCGCGCGCTACACCAGGGATTCGGGAGGATAATCCGCCGGATCGTATGACAGGTCTGGCATCTGCGGATCCATCTCCTGCATGGTCTCCAGGAGAATCCGACTGACGAGCAGATTACGATACCACCGCTTTTCCGCCGGAACGACATACCACGGCGCGTGAGCGGTCGAACACCTTTCCAGCATGAGCTCATACGCGCTCATGTAATCATCCCATCTCGCTCGCTCCTTAAGGTCACCGGGATTGAACTTCCACTGCTTCTCGGGTCGCTCGAGACGACGTCTGAGTCGCGTAAGCTGGTATTCCTTCGACACGTGTAACATGACCTTCACGACACGTGTCCCGTGATCTACCAGAAGCCTCTCAAAGGCGTTAATGTGATCGTATCGCTTTTCGATCAGCTCAGCAGGTGCGAACTGCTTGACGCGAACCACCAACACGTCTTCGTAGTGTGATCGATTGAAGATGCCGATGTGCCCCTTGCGAGGCACCTGATTGTGAACGCGCCACAGAAAATCGCGCGCAAGCTCATTCACCGAAGGCACCTTGAAACTGTACACGTGACAGCCCTGCGGGTTGATCCCCTCAGTAATCTTTCGAATCGTACTGTCCTTCCCTGCCGTGTCCATAGCCTGAAGTACCAGCAGTACCGATTGCTCGCCCTCTGCGTAGAGCTTCTCCTGCATGTCGACCACACTCGCACGAGCCGCCTCAAACGCTTTTCGCGCCGCCGCCTTATCGACCAGGCCGTCACCATCGTCTGTCGTTCGATCTCCCAGATTAACCTTCGATCCCGGCTTGATACGATACCGATCAAGGTCAACCTTCACGTTCGCCTTTTCATTCTTGTCCATAAACAGCGTCTCCAGTTCATCACCTTGTGAAATCTATCAATTCGACTTCGACTACACCAACTACGGCATTGCAAACGAATACGCGGTCGGCCGCGTGCAACATCTCCGCAGTGACGCACTGCTCCTTCGCAAGATTGTTAGTGCCGAGAATCATGGAACGGAAAACGCCGGGCAGCGCACCATCCTCAACGGGAGGCGTCAGCCACATCCCGCCGGTTTCAACGAAGATGTTGGTCCGACTTCCCTCTGCCAACCGACCTGCGCGATTCATGTAGATGATCTCGAATAGTCCATCCTCGAGCCCCTGCCTGTACTCGAGATCATATAACTCCCGTTTCGTTGTCTTG is part of the Rhodothermales bacterium genome and harbors:
- a CDS encoding polyphosphate kinase 2 family protein, coding for MDKNEKANVKVDLDRYRIKPGSKVNLGDRTTDDGDGLVDKAAARKAFEAARASVVDMQEKLYAEGEQSVLLVLQAMDTAGKDSTIRKITEGINPQGCHVYSFKVPSVNELARDFLWRVHNQVPRKGHIGIFNRSHYEDVLVVRVKQFAPAELIEKRYDHINAFERLLVDHGTRVVKVMLHVSKEYQLTRLRRRLERPEKQWKFNPGDLKERARWDDYMSAYELMLERCSTAHAPWYVVPAEKRWYRNLLVSRILLETMQEMDPQMPDLSYDPADYPPESLV